From the genome of Rarobacter incanus, one region includes:
- the recR gene encoding recombination mediator RecR has translation MYEGAVQDLIDELGRLPGIGPKSAQRIAFHILDAEPEEVQKLATALVDAKSRVRFCEICGNVAQGVQCQICADPRRMDTVICVVEESKDVVAIERTREFRGKYHVLGGAIDPIGGIGPNNLRIRELLTRLQDDTVKEVILATDPNVEGEATATYIARLLSALPIRVTRLASGLPVGGDLEFADEVTLGRAFEGRTQVGV, from the coding sequence GTGTACGAAGGCGCAGTGCAGGACCTCATCGACGAACTCGGAAGGCTTCCGGGGATCGGCCCCAAGAGCGCGCAACGGATCGCTTTTCATATCCTCGACGCGGAGCCGGAAGAGGTGCAGAAACTCGCAACGGCCCTAGTTGACGCGAAATCGCGGGTGCGCTTTTGTGAAATCTGCGGCAACGTGGCGCAGGGCGTGCAGTGCCAGATATGCGCGGACCCGCGGCGCATGGACACGGTGATATGCGTCGTAGAAGAGTCGAAGGACGTCGTCGCCATCGAACGGACCCGCGAATTTCGGGGCAAGTATCACGTACTCGGCGGGGCGATCGATCCGATCGGGGGGATCGGGCCAAACAATCTGCGCATCAGAGAATTGCTGACCCGGCTCCAGGACGACACCGTCAAAGAGGTGATTTTGGCGACCGACCCCAATGTCGAAGGCGAGGCCACCGCGACGTACATTGCGCGCCTGCTATCTGCGCTTCCGATCCGAGTTACGCGGCTGGCATCCGGTTTGCCCGTCGGCGGCGATCTGGAATTCGCGGACGAGGTCACCCTTGGTCGCGCGTTTGAGGGCCGCACCCAGGTGGGCGTGTGA
- a CDS encoding histidine kinase produces MPTNRHPTPAQPEPRGYAAQPGPGGYAAQPGNPPRSGHRAQSGIAVGAPPQRRTKNGGIITLVTLAGILFSSYAVAAGPDAPMTTQRALGMVAFIAAFGAGQAMKWRKTHPGTVMAAVGAGAVILPLDPLGTLIAMVWFIPQASRPKAIAAGAFGGVVTAMAFFHDWLRPDEHKIFSYSMTTGHQTVLTGTGYIAVAVAVWAVALTIALVRRYRADAAQKEHVAAQLRGQIERQEERDLIAREMHDTVAHGLSVISLHASALEVGTSDPAAIESARAVRQLANRGLGELRSLIGSLRDSTVDGYAGAATPPSALSRIIDESRRAGIRIQDHIDIRGADALASTAASAIYRIVQESVTNAVRHAPSSPITVTVVGGPQDGITVVVASWLEKGHRSAVGASSGIMGMQERARALGGDLRAGVEHDMWVVRAGLPWRPAEVGNGGVR; encoded by the coding sequence GTGCCCACTAACCGCCACCCAACGCCCGCGCAGCCGGAGCCGCGTGGGTATGCCGCGCAGCCGGGGCCGGGTGGGTATGCCGCGCAGCCGGGGAACCCGCCGAGGTCGGGCCACCGCGCACAATCCGGGATCGCCGTGGGTGCGCCGCCCCAGCGCAGGACCAAGAACGGCGGAATTATCACGCTGGTGACGCTGGCGGGAATCTTGTTTTCCTCCTACGCCGTGGCGGCGGGCCCCGACGCGCCGATGACTACGCAGCGAGCGCTGGGCATGGTGGCCTTCATCGCGGCTTTCGGCGCGGGGCAGGCGATGAAGTGGCGCAAGACCCACCCGGGGACCGTCATGGCGGCAGTCGGTGCCGGCGCCGTGATCCTGCCGCTGGACCCGCTGGGGACTCTGATCGCCATGGTGTGGTTCATCCCGCAGGCTTCGCGGCCCAAGGCCATCGCCGCTGGGGCATTCGGCGGCGTCGTTACGGCCATGGCATTCTTTCACGACTGGCTGCGCCCCGATGAGCACAAGATCTTTTCCTACTCAATGACGACCGGGCACCAAACCGTGCTGACCGGGACCGGCTACATAGCCGTCGCCGTGGCGGTGTGGGCGGTGGCGCTGACAATTGCCCTGGTGCGGCGCTACCGCGCCGACGCGGCCCAGAAGGAACACGTCGCCGCACAACTGCGGGGCCAAATCGAGCGGCAAGAGGAACGCGATCTGATCGCCCGCGAAATGCACGACACCGTAGCGCACGGGCTCTCGGTGATCTCGCTGCACGCCTCCGCCCTTGAGGTCGGCACATCCGACCCCGCCGCCATAGAAAGCGCGCGCGCCGTGCGTCAGCTTGCCAATCGCGGGCTCGGTGAACTGCGCTCGCTGATAGGCAGCCTGCGCGATAGCACCGTCGACGGCTATGCGGGTGCCGCAACGCCCCCCAGCGCTTTGAGCAGGATTATCGACGAGTCCCGCCGCGCCGGCATCCGCATCCAGGACCACATCGACATTCGCGGCGCGGATGCCTTGGCCTCGACCGCCGCGAGCGCTATCTACCGAATCGTGCAGGAATCCGTAACCAACGCGGTGCGACACGCGCCGTCGTCGCCCATCACGGTCACGGTAGTCGGGGGGCCGCAGGACGGAATTACCGTGGTGGTCGCCTCGTGGTTGGAAAAGGGGCACCGCAGCGCCGTCGGCGCCAGTTCCGGGATCATGGGGATGCAAGAACGCGCCAGGGCGTTGGGCGGCGACCTGCGCGCGGGTGTCGAGCACGACATGTGGGTGGTGCGGGCGGGGCTGCCCTGGAGACCCGCGGAAGTCGGGAATGGAGGCGTGCGGTGA
- a CDS encoding aspartate kinase, translating into MALIVQKYGGSSVSDAASIQRVARRIAQTRLAGNDVVVVVSAMGDTTDELIDLAAQLTSAPPTREMDILLTAGERISMSLLAMAIDALGVKARSYTGQQAGLITDAEYGRAKIIDVVPGRIQKALDKGMVAIVAGFQGVNTETNDVTTLGRGGSDTTAVAFAAALGADVCEIYTDVDGIFTADPRIVPTARQVARITYNEMLEMAASGAKVLALRCVEYGRRYGVPIHVRSSFSGRVGTLVTDELGTGIPGLLPQDAQAANEAKNGDDMEAPIISGVAHDRTEAKITVVGLPDVPGTAARLFEIVAISGANIDMIVQNVSAQQTGLTDISFTLPAADAPAAIEALTKARADIGFDELLFDDQIGKLSLVGAGMKSSPGISAKLFGALRDAGINIEMITTSEIRISVVTRAEELDSAVRAVHSAFGLDSDGQAVVYGGTGR; encoded by the coding sequence GTGGCACTGATCGTCCAGAAGTACGGCGGTTCGTCCGTGAGCGATGCGGCAAGCATCCAGCGAGTCGCACGCCGAATCGCGCAAACCAGGCTTGCGGGCAACGACGTTGTGGTCGTGGTCTCGGCAATGGGTGACACGACCGACGAACTGATAGATCTTGCAGCGCAACTCACCAGCGCGCCTCCGACCCGCGAGATGGACATCTTGCTCACCGCGGGTGAGCGAATCTCCATGTCGCTTCTCGCGATGGCGATCGATGCGCTAGGCGTGAAGGCGCGTTCTTACACCGGCCAGCAGGCGGGCCTGATCACCGATGCCGAATATGGGCGAGCCAAGATCATTGACGTGGTTCCCGGGCGCATTCAAAAGGCTTTGGACAAGGGAATGGTGGCGATCGTTGCCGGATTCCAGGGCGTCAACACCGAAACCAACGACGTCACCACCTTGGGTAGGGGCGGATCCGACACGACCGCGGTCGCATTCGCCGCGGCATTGGGTGCGGACGTCTGCGAGATTTACACCGATGTCGACGGGATCTTCACCGCCGATCCGCGCATTGTGCCGACGGCTCGCCAGGTCGCGCGGATCACTTACAACGAGATGCTTGAGATGGCGGCCAGCGGTGCCAAAGTCCTGGCGTTGCGTTGCGTGGAGTACGGCCGCCGCTACGGGGTTCCAATCCACGTGCGTTCGTCGTTCTCGGGCCGCGTAGGAACTTTGGTGACCGATGAATTAGGAACGGGTATTCCCGGCTTGCTGCCGCAGGACGCGCAGGCAGCAAACGAAGCGAAGAATGGGGACGACATGGAAGCGCCGATCATTTCGGGTGTTGCGCACGATCGCACCGAAGCGAAAATCACCGTTGTGGGCCTGCCCGACGTCCCGGGGACCGCCGCGCGGCTCTTTGAGATCGTCGCAATTTCGGGCGCCAACATCGACATGATCGTTCAGAACGTGTCCGCCCAACAGACCGGCCTGACCGACATCTCGTTCACGCTCCCGGCCGCGGACGCGCCAGCAGCAATCGAGGCGCTAACCAAGGCCCGCGCCGACATAGGCTTCGACGAACTGCTCTTCGATGACCAGATCGGGAAGCTGTCGCTGGTCGGTGCGGGAATGAAGTCGAGCCCCGGCATCTCCGCCAAGCTGTTCGGTGCGCTGCGAGATGCAGGAATCAACATCGAGATGATCACGACGTCGGAAATTCGCATCTCGGTAGTCACCCGCGCAGAGGAACTCGATTCGGCAGTGCGCGCCGTGCACTCCGCATTCGGTCTCGATTCCGATGGACAGGCCGTCGTATACGGCGGCACCGGCCGCTAG
- a CDS encoding SDR family oxidoreductase, with protein MTIAVAGSTGHLGRLTIEHLVAGGTDPTTIVALARDTLRAQQAFSGGIQIRAADYDDTETLEPALSGVDTLVLISGNDVGARVVQHRAVIDAAKEAGVNRVVYTSMLGASAALINPMGASHAATENDLRESGMAYTLMRNGWYSENFIDTARQAVATGEILGSAGDGKVASAARDDFASALAIVAANDGHDYATYELGGDTAWSYADLAKTVTEISGRDVTYRDVSEREHADTLVALAGLDEGTAAFIATIDQSIRAGELGTVTHDLSVLIGRPTTPIARTLADALSAE; from the coding sequence ATGACGATTGCGGTAGCAGGTTCAACGGGGCATTTGGGACGATTGACGATCGAACACCTCGTGGCGGGCGGCACCGATCCGACCACCATCGTGGCGTTGGCGCGCGATACGCTTCGGGCTCAGCAAGCGTTTTCGGGCGGCATACAGATCCGGGCCGCTGATTACGACGACACCGAAACACTCGAACCCGCGTTGAGCGGGGTCGACACCCTGGTCCTCATCTCCGGCAACGACGTCGGTGCACGCGTGGTCCAGCACCGCGCTGTCATCGACGCGGCCAAGGAAGCCGGGGTCAACCGCGTGGTCTACACATCGATGCTGGGCGCTAGCGCGGCCCTGATCAATCCGATGGGGGCCAGCCACGCCGCGACGGAGAACGATCTGCGCGAATCGGGAATGGCGTACACGCTCATGCGCAACGGATGGTATTCGGAGAACTTCATTGACACCGCGCGTCAGGCGGTCGCAACGGGGGAAATCCTCGGCAGCGCCGGGGACGGCAAGGTCGCGTCAGCGGCGCGGGACGACTTCGCGTCCGCGCTGGCGATCGTTGCCGCAAACGACGGGCATGATTACGCGACGTATGAGTTGGGCGGTGACACCGCGTGGTCATACGCGGATCTTGCGAAGACCGTCACCGAGATTTCCGGGCGCGACGTCACGTACCGCGACGTTTCCGAACGCGAGCACGCGGACACGCTCGTGGCCCTAGCCGGGTTGGATGAAGGAACCGCGGCGTTCATCGCCACGATCGATCAGTCGATCCGCGCCGGCGAGTTGGGAACCGTCACGCACGACCTATCGGTCCTGATTGGTCGGCCCACGACCCCCATCGCGCGCACCCTCGCTGACGCACTGTCGGCGGAGTAA
- a CDS encoding ketopantoate reductase family protein, with product MQITVIGAGGLGAYYAAVLQRSGSSVQLFVTPRHLAPIRDHGIKLTTDSDEASVSPAAVTDQVRDLAQTPIVINTVKTYQLDSSIAATRASLLPDGIVLTLQNGVTSPGRLRAALGDNLVVPGLTGIVSAIESPGHVRQRGPQPFITMGDRPLGEAGASSQKSRIIQELVQRLKEAGVAADATGDITRELWKKFMLICTMSGVGTLCNAQLGEWRDFGPTRELLLQSVREVRAVANAHGIMVTDGDERQIIGQLDRAAAAATASMQRDLMAGHTSELSEQSGAVVRLAAEVGVAVPLHTTITRVLSLHAHRGHV from the coding sequence ATGCAGATCACAGTCATTGGCGCGGGGGGCTTGGGCGCTTACTACGCCGCCGTCCTGCAACGCTCCGGGTCCTCCGTCCAGCTCTTCGTCACGCCTCGTCACCTGGCACCGATCAGGGATCACGGCATCAAACTGACAACAGATAGCGACGAGGCCTCCGTCTCCCCTGCGGCGGTAACCGATCAGGTCCGCGACCTGGCGCAAACGCCCATAGTCATCAACACGGTCAAGACCTACCAGTTGGACTCGTCGATCGCGGCCACGCGCGCGTCCCTGCTTCCCGACGGAATAGTGCTGACGCTCCAAAACGGAGTGACGTCGCCGGGTCGCCTGCGCGCGGCGTTGGGGGACAACCTGGTGGTTCCCGGCCTGACCGGGATCGTCTCCGCGATCGAGTCCCCCGGGCACGTGCGCCAGCGCGGGCCCCAGCCCTTCATCACCATGGGTGATAGGCCGCTTGGGGAGGCGGGGGCCTCGTCCCAAAAATCGCGAATTATCCAGGAATTGGTGCAGCGCCTCAAGGAGGCGGGCGTTGCCGCGGACGCGACGGGGGACATTACGCGCGAGCTCTGGAAGAAATTCATGCTGATCTGCACCATGTCCGGGGTGGGCACGCTGTGCAATGCCCAGCTGGGCGAATGGCGCGATTTTGGCCCGACTCGCGAACTGCTGCTGCAATCCGTCCGCGAGGTGCGCGCCGTCGCCAATGCGCACGGCATCATGGTCACGGACGGCGACGAGCGGCAGATTATCGGGCAGCTCGATCGGGCCGCGGCGGCAGCGACCGCGTCAATGCAACGCGATCTCATGGCCGGGCACACCTCCGAACTCTCCGAGCAATCGGGGGCCGTGGTTCGGCTCGCAGCGGAGGTCGGGGTTGCGGTGCCGCTGCACACGACCATCACGCGGGTGCTGTCGCTGCATGCGCACCGCGGGCACGTGTGA
- a CDS encoding aspartate-semialdehyde dehydrogenase — protein sequence MTVNIQQQPSEGLTVAVVGATGQVGTVMRTLLNESTIPVADVRFFASQRSAGTQLPWRDGKVVVEDVAKATVDDLRGIHIALFSAGGAGSKQYAPLFAEAGATVIDNSSAWRLDPDVPLVVSEVNPHALDQARKGIVANPNCTTMAAMPVLKPLADARGLERLRVSTYQAVSGSGLAGARELESQIRRGVEQDLLGLTLDGGAVTLPEPKVYVRPIAFDVVPLAGNLVDDGSGETDEEQKLRDESRKILEIPELAVAGTCIRVPVFTGHTLVVHAEFAQPITPQEATALLDGAPGVHLVDVPTPLQATGIDPSLVGRIRQDQSVPGGRGLVMVISSDNLRKGAALNAVQIAQLVADRIVA from the coding sequence ATGACCGTGAATATCCAGCAGCAGCCAAGTGAAGGTCTCACCGTAGCCGTCGTCGGCGCGACGGGCCAGGTTGGCACGGTCATGCGGACATTATTGAACGAGTCCACCATCCCCGTGGCCGACGTCCGCTTTTTCGCCAGCCAGCGTTCCGCGGGAACGCAATTGCCATGGCGGGATGGCAAGGTCGTTGTCGAAGACGTCGCGAAGGCGACGGTCGATGACTTGCGCGGTATCCACATCGCCTTGTTCTCCGCAGGCGGAGCCGGTTCCAAGCAGTATGCGCCGCTCTTCGCCGAAGCGGGTGCCACCGTCATCGACAACTCGTCCGCGTGGCGCCTGGACCCCGACGTTCCGCTCGTGGTCTCCGAAGTCAACCCGCACGCTCTGGACCAGGCGCGCAAGGGGATCGTCGCTAATCCGAACTGCACCACCATGGCCGCGATGCCGGTACTCAAACCGCTTGCCGATGCGCGCGGACTGGAACGACTGCGGGTTTCGACCTACCAGGCAGTGTCCGGATCCGGTCTGGCCGGGGCTCGCGAACTCGAATCACAGATCCGCCGCGGCGTCGAACAGGACCTGCTGGGCCTGACGCTGGACGGAGGCGCCGTCACCCTACCGGAGCCCAAGGTCTACGTGCGCCCGATCGCCTTCGACGTCGTGCCGCTCGCCGGGAACCTGGTCGATGATGGCAGCGGCGAGACCGACGAGGAACAAAAGCTCCGCGACGAATCCCGCAAGATCCTGGAAATACCCGAACTTGCCGTCGCCGGAACCTGCATCCGCGTTCCGGTTTTCACCGGTCACACCCTCGTCGTGCACGCCGAGTTCGCGCAGCCCATCACCCCGCAAGAAGCCACCGCGCTGTTGGACGGCGCGCCGGGCGTGCACCTGGTGGACGTGCCAACCCCGCTGCAAGCGACCGGAATCGACCCGTCGCTGGTGGGCCGCATCCGCCAAGACCAATCGGTTCCGGGAGGCCGCGGGCTGGTCATGGTGATCTCGTCCGATAATCTGCGCAAGGGCGCTGCGCTCAACGCGGTCCAGATCGCGCAACTGGTCGCCGACCGGATCGTGGCTTAG
- a CDS encoding Dyp-type peroxidase, with amino-acid sequence MPLDATTSADQPPADIPESQAIVTPLTTSAMFVVLEVGPADADLREAVATVSDINALVRSVGFREPAADLSCIAGIGSALWDRIHGEGGPRPSELHEFVPIRGAAHNAPATSGDILLHVRANRQDLVFELVRQALAAFGGSVTVASSTTGFRYFDSRDLLGFVDGTENPTGRSAVRAALIDRDEDPGFAGGSYVVVQKYVHDLAAWNSLSTEEQERVIGRTKVDDIELGDDEQPSNSHVSLNTIAGPDGSEEAILRDNMAFGDPATGEYGTFYIAYSGKLWVTELMLQRMFVGEPAGNYDRILDVSTAQTGTVFYVPTLDQLEDLPNALAGATRASAGAGAAGSVAALSRTETESLGIGSLKGDRK; translated from the coding sequence GTGCCACTCGACGCGACGACATCTGCCGACCAGCCCCCCGCGGACATTCCGGAATCGCAGGCGATCGTCACCCCACTTACCACCTCCGCGATGTTCGTAGTCCTTGAGGTGGGGCCCGCCGACGCGGACCTGCGGGAGGCGGTTGCGACCGTTTCGGACATCAACGCGCTGGTGCGATCCGTCGGATTCAGGGAGCCGGCCGCCGACCTTTCTTGCATCGCGGGTATCGGTTCCGCGCTGTGGGATCGCATCCATGGGGAGGGCGGGCCTCGTCCATCTGAATTGCATGAATTCGTGCCAATCCGCGGCGCAGCTCACAACGCACCCGCAACGAGCGGCGACATCTTGTTGCACGTGCGCGCCAACCGCCAGGATTTGGTATTCGAACTGGTGCGGCAGGCGCTCGCGGCGTTCGGCGGAAGCGTCACGGTCGCATCGTCCACGACCGGATTTAGGTATTTCGATTCGCGCGATCTGCTCGGATTTGTCGACGGAACCGAGAACCCGACCGGCAGATCCGCTGTTCGGGCGGCCCTCATCGATAGGGACGAGGACCCCGGCTTCGCCGGGGGGAGCTACGTCGTCGTGCAAAAATACGTCCACGATTTGGCGGCCTGGAACTCGCTCTCGACGGAGGAGCAAGAGCGGGTCATAGGTCGCACCAAGGTCGATGACATTGAACTTGGCGATGACGAGCAGCCGTCGAATTCGCATGTCAGCCTCAATACGATCGCCGGACCGGACGGTTCCGAGGAAGCGATCCTTCGCGACAACATGGCGTTCGGCGACCCGGCTACGGGCGAGTACGGAACGTTCTACATTGCGTACTCGGGCAAGCTGTGGGTCACCGAATTGATGCTGCAGCGCATGTTTGTGGGCGAGCCGGCCGGCAATTACGACCGAATCTTGGACGTTTCGACTGCGCAAACCGGAACAGTTTTCTACGTGCCAACGTTGGATCAATTAGAGGACCTGCCAAACGCTCTGGCGGGGGCCACGCGAGCCAGCGCGGGCGCGGGCGCGGCTGGCAGCGTTGCGGCGCTATCTCGAACCGAAACCGAATCGCTCGGTATCGGCAGCCTGAAGGGAGACCGGAAATGA
- a CDS encoding response regulator transcription factor → MIRVAIIDDDALTLQLLKRILESAGIEVPAVARDGDEAVALVRSMRPDVVLMDLRMERMDGIEATKRVLELDNPPGIIALTSFDTEAAIMDAMTAGADGLLAKTSGPEEIIEAVRQVAAGNGALSPRAARVVIESVRNSAGTRHQREAAARLQELSERERQIAVAVAQGKTNAEIAREFFVSETTVKSHLVTILAKSEAGNRVQLAALIVAAGWRVRE, encoded by the coding sequence GTGATACGCGTAGCGATCATTGACGATGATGCGTTGACGTTGCAGTTACTGAAGAGGATCCTGGAATCTGCCGGCATCGAGGTGCCCGCGGTCGCCCGCGACGGCGACGAGGCGGTTGCGTTGGTGCGCTCCATGCGTCCGGACGTTGTGCTGATGGACCTGCGGATGGAACGGATGGACGGCATCGAAGCGACGAAGCGCGTCCTGGAACTGGACAACCCGCCGGGGATAATCGCATTGACGTCATTCGACACCGAGGCAGCGATCATGGATGCGATGACCGCGGGCGCGGATGGCTTGTTGGCGAAGACGTCCGGACCCGAAGAGATCATCGAGGCGGTTCGGCAGGTGGCGGCCGGCAACGGGGCGCTGTCGCCGCGCGCGGCGCGCGTGGTGATCGAGTCTGTGCGCAATTCCGCTGGGACGCGCCATCAACGCGAGGCTGCCGCGCGACTACAGGAACTGAGCGAACGCGAACGCCAAATCGCGGTCGCCGTGGCGCAGGGAAAGACCAACGCCGAAATCGCCAGGGAGTTCTTTGTGTCCGAGACCACAGTCAAGTCGCACCTGGTAACCATTCTGGCGAAGTCGGAGGCCGGAAACCGGGTGCAACTAGCTGCCCTTATCGTCGCTGCCGGGTGGCGCGTCCGCGAGTAG
- a CDS encoding TraR/DksA family transcriptional regulator: MEPDYPALLRAARADALTAAVARERDIGSLIEASRGSNGDDEHDPEGATIGFERAQASSIARGARARLDEIDRALAKLDAGTFGACEYCGKPIGAGRLAARPYARLCVDCQRSGG; the protein is encoded by the coding sequence ATGGAGCCCGACTATCCAGCGCTACTGCGCGCGGCGCGCGCGGATGCGCTGACCGCCGCGGTTGCCCGCGAACGCGATATCGGCTCCTTGATCGAGGCCTCGCGGGGCTCCAACGGCGATGACGAACACGACCCGGAGGGCGCAACTATCGGGTTCGAGCGCGCGCAGGCGTCCAGCATAGCCCGCGGCGCGCGCGCCCGCCTGGACGAAATCGATCGCGCGCTCGCCAAGTTGGACGCCGGGACCTTCGGGGCCTGTGAATACTGCGGAAAGCCGATCGGCGCGGGCCGCCTGGCGGCGCGGCCCTATGCCCGGCTATGCGTGGACTGCCAGCGATCCGGCGGCTAG